In Bacillus methanolicus, the following proteins share a genomic window:
- a CDS encoding Mu transposase domain-containing protein has translation MPEEIVYDQDHLITVSENAGDIILTSEFQAYKQERGFRIYLCRKADPQSKGKVENVVKFVKKNFAKNRVYANLEAWNEKCLAWLERTGNYNVHHTTKKRPVEVHALEKQHLIPVSSLLSFENTHVSSIPRTVHKDNVIKYKSNRYSLPLGTYRPRGDNTVYVEIQEEELIIRREPHGEVLARHPLCHGKGELIKNRQHTRDRSKGIQAYKETVIRQFKDQEKAEQFIHEVGIRYPRYIRDQLQVIQCAITQYRQDIDKALAVCIKDQLWSANDLRDIAQHFTRLKETKTSKASSIQEPKNINPAIKATAATRDMDDYIKILGGAL, from the coding sequence ATGCCAGAGGAAATCGTATATGATCAAGATCATCTTATAACTGTAAGTGAAAATGCGGGTGATATCATCCTAACTAGTGAATTTCAGGCTTACAAGCAAGAACGCGGATTTCGAATCTACCTATGCAGAAAAGCAGATCCGCAGAGTAAGGGTAAAGTGGAAAATGTTGTAAAATTTGTAAAGAAGAACTTTGCGAAAAATAGAGTATATGCCAATCTAGAGGCTTGGAATGAAAAGTGTTTAGCATGGCTAGAAAGAACAGGAAATTACAATGTACATCATACAACTAAAAAGAGACCGGTAGAAGTGCACGCCCTCGAAAAGCAACACTTAATACCAGTCTCTTCCCTGCTCTCTTTCGAGAACACTCATGTATCAAGTATACCAAGAACGGTTCATAAGGACAACGTCATAAAATATAAATCCAATCGTTATTCTCTTCCATTAGGGACATATCGCCCAAGGGGAGACAATACGGTGTATGTAGAAATCCAAGAGGAAGAGCTCATCATAAGAAGAGAACCACATGGAGAAGTCTTGGCCAGACACCCACTATGCCACGGAAAAGGAGAATTGATAAAGAACCGTCAACATACAAGAGATCGCTCAAAAGGAATTCAAGCATACAAAGAAACCGTAATTCGGCAGTTTAAGGATCAAGAAAAAGCAGAGCAGTTTATCCATGAGGTTGGAATCCGTTATCCAAGATACATTCGGGACCAATTACAAGTCATTCAATGTGCCATCACCCAATATCGACAAGATATAGATAAAGCCCTAGCTGTTTGTATCAAAGATCAGTTATGGAGTGCCAATGATCTTCGGGATATTGCCCAACATTTTACTCGATTAAAAGAAACAAAAACTTCGAAAGCATCTTCGATTCAAGAACCTAAAAATATCAACCCCGCAATAAAAGCCACAGCAGCAACTAGGGACATGGATGATTATATCAAGATATTAGGAGGCGCTTTATAA
- a CDS encoding DDE-type integrase/transposase/recombinase, giving the protein MILYILKQAKVYIFVLTFIVIRVRTHEAVEELPMGQQVQVDWGEIIIKNSENKDVKLYFITFVLSHSRYKYVEWLDRPFTTRDTIRCHEKAFQFFGECQRKSYMIKIIL; this is encoded by the coding sequence GTGATTTTGTACATCCTTAAACAAGCAAAAGTGTACATATTTGTGTTGACATTTATAGTAATTCGTGTTCGAACGCATGAAGCTGTGGAAGAATTACCAATGGGGCAACAAGTTCAAGTGGATTGGGGGGAAATCATCATAAAGAATTCTGAAAATAAAGATGTGAAACTATACTTTATTACTTTTGTTCTCTCCCACTCTCGCTATAAATATGTAGAATGGCTTGATCGACCTTTTACAACGAGAGATACGATCAGATGTCATGAAAAAGCGTTCCAGTTTTTTGGGGAATGCCAGAGGAAATCGTATATGATCAAGATCATCTTATAA
- the istB gene encoding IS21-like element helper ATPase IstB: protein MNPPTNYQQLIQNLDYLKLKQMSLHLNEVLDFSVNHQLSLVDTLVKLTNYEIDVREQNMIQSMVKVAAFPHLKEIKDFDFSFQPSINQKQILDFLTLRFIEANENIVFLGPSGVGKTHLATSIGIEAAKKRTSTYFIKCHDLIQNLKKARLENRLESRLKHYTKYKLLIIDEIGYLPIDAEDAKLFFQLIDMRYEKRSTILTTNVNFKAWDEIFQEPKLANAILDRILHHATVVSIIGDSYRLKDHLAKENE from the coding sequence ATGAATCCTCCAACAAACTATCAACAACTCATACAAAACTTAGATTATTTGAAGCTCAAGCAAATGTCCTTGCATTTAAATGAAGTCTTAGACTTCAGCGTTAACCATCAATTGTCACTGGTAGATACGCTAGTGAAACTGACGAATTACGAAATTGATGTACGTGAACAAAATATGATTCAATCGATGGTGAAGGTTGCGGCTTTTCCGCATTTGAAAGAAATAAAAGATTTTGATTTTAGTTTTCAACCGTCAATAAATCAAAAACAAATTTTAGATTTTTTAACGCTTCGATTTATCGAGGCAAATGAAAACATAGTTTTTCTAGGGCCAAGTGGCGTAGGAAAAACACATTTAGCCACTTCCATTGGGATTGAGGCAGCGAAGAAACGTACAAGCACTTATTTCATTAAGTGCCATGATTTAATTCAAAATCTGAAGAAAGCACGTTTAGAAAATCGGTTAGAGAGCAGATTAAAACACTATACAAAATATAAACTATTAATTATTGATGAGATCGGTTATTTACCGATTGATGCCGAGGACGCAAAGCTTTTCTTCCAACTCATCGATATGCGTTATGAGAAGCGTAGTACGATTCTTACAACGAATGTGAATTTTAAAGCATGGGATGAAATCTTTCAAGAACCCAAGCTGGCCAATGCGATTTTAGACCGCATTTTACATCACGCAACCGTTGTCTCTATCATTGGAGATTCTTATCGTTTAAAGGATCATTTGGCGAAAGAAAACGAGTGA
- the istA gene encoding IS21 family transposase, with translation MYISINVESDFEIKSLKDLPKLKQLMEHLKMKINKSQLARDLGVDRRTIDKYLNGFIPKRTRKKHSKIDEYYEIIAALLSEDAKQKFYYRRVLWQYLKDNHGLDCAASTFRAYIAKTPEFNAYFEEDKRIPSPKGTVRFETPIGKQAQLDWKESIPFETKDGQNVEINVAILILSHSRFRTFLMSISKSQSVLFSFLTETFEALGGVPAEIITDNMKTVMDEARTEHSPGRVNAKFAQFAKDFGFEVKPCIAGRPRTKGKVETTMKILDEIHAYQGQLTLEELHQFVQDLSHRVNHEVHQGTGKIPAIEFKKERNHLLQLPAEKVRDSYRIKHTLVKVNASNMISYKSNQYSVPAQYQGKKVGLQVYDNHLWIYYNTELIAQHPISNKKLNYQEAHYQEALGVSMPNYPDIDDLAKRNLATIGEVYK, from the coding sequence ATGTACATATCGATTAATGTCGAATCTGATTTTGAGATTAAGAGTCTTAAAGACTTACCAAAATTAAAACAACTAATGGAGCATTTGAAGATGAAAATTAATAAAAGTCAATTAGCTAGAGATCTAGGTGTAGATCGTAGAACCATTGATAAATATTTAAATGGATTTATTCCTAAACGTACACGAAAGAAGCATTCCAAAATTGATGAATACTATGAAATCATTGCGGCACTACTTTCGGAAGATGCTAAGCAGAAGTTTTATTATCGACGTGTGCTATGGCAGTATTTAAAGGATAATCATGGACTGGATTGTGCAGCATCGACGTTTCGAGCGTATATTGCAAAAACGCCCGAATTTAATGCTTACTTTGAAGAGGATAAACGGATTCCTTCTCCTAAAGGCACAGTACGTTTTGAAACGCCTATAGGAAAACAAGCACAATTGGATTGGAAAGAGAGTATTCCTTTTGAAACAAAGGATGGTCAGAACGTTGAAATCAATGTTGCAATACTGATTCTATCTCATTCACGTTTCAGAACCTTCCTAATGAGTATTTCTAAATCACAAAGTGTCCTGTTTTCCTTCTTAACAGAAACATTCGAAGCTCTTGGAGGGGTGCCGGCTGAAATAATCACGGATAATATGAAAACCGTTATGGATGAGGCAAGAACAGAACATTCCCCAGGAAGAGTAAATGCCAAGTTTGCACAATTCGCTAAGGATTTTGGTTTTGAGGTGAAGCCATGCATTGCTGGACGTCCACGGACAAAAGGAAAAGTCGAAACCACAATGAAAATATTAGATGAAATTCATGCTTATCAAGGTCAGTTGACCTTGGAAGAATTACATCAATTTGTGCAAGACTTATCTCATCGGGTGAACCATGAGGTCCACCAAGGAACTGGAAAAATTCCTGCGATAGAATTCAAAAAAGAAAGGAATCACCTACTCCAGTTACCAGCCGAGAAAGTAAGAGATTCCTATCGGATCAAACATACGCTTGTAAAAGTCAATGCATCCAACATGATTTCCTACAAATCAAACCAATACTCGGTACCAGCACAATACCAAGGAAAGAAAGTAGGCTTACAAGTGTATGATAATCATTTATGGATTTATTATAACACGGAACTGATTGCGCAACACCCTATAAGTAACAAGAAATTAAATTATCAGGAAGCACATTATCAAGAAGCCTTGGGCGTTTCCATGCCCAATTATCCGGATATTGATGATCTAGCAAAACGGAATTTAGCAACGATTGGGGAAGTGTATAAATAA
- a CDS encoding helix-turn-helix domain-containing protein, protein MEKLLLFVEIQQLKKQGFKVAAIAKKLEISRNTVYKYLDMSLEEASEWITSLGSRRKKLDPYHNQILSWLKEHPDLSSAQVEDWLKERYPTLDVGGSTVRSYVSEMRDIYHIPKVI, encoded by the coding sequence GTGGAAAAATTACTATTGTTTGTGGAAATACAACAACTAAAGAAACAAGGCTTTAAAGTCGCAGCCATCGCAAAAAAATTAGAGATTTCTAGAAACACAGTTTACAAGTATTTGGATATGAGCTTAGAGGAGGCCTCTGAGTGGATTACATCTTTAGGAAGCAGGAGAAAAAAATTAGACCCGTATCATAATCAGATATTAAGCTGGCTAAAGGAACATCCAGACCTATCTTCTGCTCAAGTGGAGGACTGGTTAAAAGAACGATATCCAACATTGGACGTTGGTGGAAGTACCGTTCGCTCTTATGTAAGTGAAATGAGAGATATCTATCATATCCCTAAAGTAATTTAG
- a CDS encoding ISL3 family transposase, protein MFFVSLDLPEFEVVKQVFLEDCNLLHVEKNTMEERCTFCGFFTSNVHDWRTRKVRDLSILGKPLFLFVRVNRYRCHNCNEVFSQTFESISPKKHQTNRYREYLYQMCNGSTIQEVSRKEKVPYTTVERIFYSIAKEKEMEHLEHLDSALENNELVLSLDEIAVRKGHRYETVLMDAQSGSVLGMEHQRSYDSTLTLLSKEILANKCVQTVVMDMWDPFHKAVKSVFPEACIVIDKYHVVQKVTQALDQVRKNIPGLKKERFKLLKGSEKLTANEKQQLDEMLEEHLELSYAYFLKELFREVYQAPDFDTADSLLEEWIQLAWSSPFPSFHQVAKTLENWKAQILQYFLTPFTNGRIEGTNNKIKNIKRRAFGFRNLDRFRLRVFLECTGKTYKNQAA, encoded by the coding sequence GTGTTTTTTGTATCACTAGATTTGCCAGAATTTGAAGTTGTTAAACAAGTATTTCTTGAAGATTGCAATCTGTTACATGTTGAGAAAAATACGATGGAAGAACGTTGTACTTTTTGCGGCTTTTTTACCAGTAATGTCCACGACTGGCGGACAAGAAAAGTTCGTGATCTATCTATATTAGGCAAACCCCTTTTCTTATTTGTCAGAGTGAACAGATACCGTTGTCACAACTGTAATGAGGTATTTTCCCAAACATTTGAATCGATTAGCCCTAAAAAACATCAGACCAATCGATACAGAGAATATCTGTATCAAATGTGCAATGGATCCACTATTCAAGAAGTAAGTCGAAAGGAAAAAGTTCCTTATACGACAGTAGAAAGAATTTTTTATTCCATCGCTAAAGAAAAAGAAATGGAGCATTTAGAACATCTTGATAGTGCTTTAGAAAACAATGAACTAGTCCTTAGCCTTGATGAGATCGCTGTTCGAAAGGGTCACCGATATGAAACCGTTCTAATGGATGCCCAATCCGGCAGTGTTCTTGGTATGGAACATCAACGTAGTTATGATTCTACTCTAACCTTACTCTCCAAGGAGATCCTGGCTAATAAGTGTGTTCAAACCGTTGTCATGGATATGTGGGATCCCTTTCATAAAGCTGTTAAATCCGTATTTCCAGAGGCCTGTATCGTCATTGATAAGTATCATGTAGTGCAAAAAGTTACCCAAGCACTTGATCAAGTAAGGAAGAATATTCCTGGCCTGAAAAAAGAACGGTTTAAGCTCTTGAAAGGTTCTGAAAAGCTAACGGCTAATGAAAAACAACAATTAGACGAAATGCTCGAAGAGCACCTAGAGTTGTCATATGCCTATTTTCTAAAAGAGCTATTTAGAGAAGTTTACCAAGCACCGGACTTTGATACAGCTGATTCACTCTTGGAAGAATGGATCCAACTTGCATGGAGCAGCCCATTTCCGTCATTCCATCAAGTAGCCAAGACCTTAGAAAATTGGAAAGCACAAATTTTGCAATACTTTCTTACACCCTTTACAAATGGCCGGATTGAAGGCACAAACAATAAAATCAAGAATATCAAAAGACGTGCATTTGGTTTTAGGAATTTAGACAGATTTAGACTCCGTGTATTTTTAGAATGTACAGGTAAAACTTATAAAAATCAGGCTGCCTGA
- the istA gene encoding IS21 family transposase has product MDKFEVYVEIRQLLELGFSKAKVAKKLGISRPTLYRYLNQNPKEMVEWIDSTNTRSKKLDPYKSQILTWLKEHPDMSAAQVEDWLKERYSSLEVSEGTVRSYVRELRINYGIPKETLPRSYEAVPEVEMGEQVQVDFGETHQYTRGKKKVKLYFIAFVLSHSRYKYMEWLDRPFTTRDVIRCHENAFQWFGGIPREIVYDQDSLILVSENGGDLILTKEFESYRQERKLKLRVCRKADPESKGKIENVVGYIKHNFAKHREFTNIDEWNEAGWEWLNRTGNYKIHNTTKKRPVEVFQKEKQYLRPVLNKLSNLNPYSSITRAVRKDNTIRYQSNRYSVPLGTYNKQKEVYITESDGYLFIYEKADGPLIAKHKIFPGKGQLIQDRQHTRDRTKGIDAYIETVSRYFTNSELAKSYLQEIRKKKPRYIRDQLQIILKQIRLIKQSVVDKALEECMNKKLYTATDFTDMAQYLQQQKQINSSSKDKEQVVIPVVERKNQINQINTQKRDVNKYISVLEGQK; this is encoded by the coding sequence GTGGACAAGTTTGAAGTGTATGTGGAGATACGACAATTATTGGAATTGGGATTCAGTAAGGCTAAAGTGGCTAAGAAGTTAGGAATCTCTAGGCCCACACTGTACCGGTATCTTAATCAAAACCCTAAGGAGATGGTTGAATGGATTGACTCTACTAATACAAGATCTAAAAAGTTAGATCCATATAAAAGCCAAATATTAACTTGGCTTAAAGAGCATCCTGACATGTCAGCTGCCCAAGTGGAAGATTGGTTAAAGGAAAGATATTCAAGTTTGGAAGTTTCCGAAGGTACCGTTAGGTCCTATGTTCGTGAACTGAGGATTAATTACGGAATTCCAAAGGAAACACTCCCCAGATCTTATGAAGCTGTTCCAGAAGTAGAAATGGGAGAACAAGTACAAGTTGATTTTGGGGAGACTCATCAATATACGCGAGGGAAGAAAAAAGTAAAACTATATTTTATAGCGTTTGTACTTTCCCATTCACGATATAAATATATGGAATGGTTAGATCGACCTTTTACTACTCGTGATGTCATACGTTGTCACGAAAATGCATTTCAATGGTTTGGGGGCATCCCTCGTGAAATTGTTTATGACCAGGATTCATTAATACTTGTTAGTGAAAATGGTGGAGATCTCATATTAACAAAGGAGTTTGAATCCTATCGACAAGAAAGAAAATTAAAATTGAGAGTATGCCGTAAAGCTGATCCGGAAAGCAAAGGGAAAATTGAAAACGTTGTAGGATATATCAAACATAACTTTGCTAAACATCGGGAATTCACAAATATTGATGAATGGAATGAGGCTGGCTGGGAATGGCTGAACCGCACTGGTAATTATAAAATACACAATACAACGAAAAAAAGACCAGTCGAAGTATTTCAGAAAGAAAAGCAATACTTAAGACCAGTCCTCAACAAATTATCTAACTTAAATCCTTACTCTAGTATAACAAGGGCTGTTCGTAAAGACAACACTATACGATATCAATCAAATCGTTATTCAGTCCCTCTTGGAACATATAACAAACAAAAAGAAGTTTATATAACTGAATCTGATGGATACTTGTTTATTTATGAAAAAGCAGACGGTCCTTTGATCGCTAAACATAAAATATTCCCTGGCAAAGGACAATTAATCCAAGATCGTCAGCATACACGAGACCGAACAAAAGGTATTGATGCTTATATTGAAACGGTCTCACGTTATTTCACAAATTCTGAACTTGCCAAATCCTATTTACAAGAAATTCGAAAAAAGAAACCTCGTTATATACGGGACCAATTACAAATTATTTTGAAGCAAATCCGATTAATAAAGCAGTCCGTAGTGGATAAAGCTTTGGAGGAATGCATGAATAAAAAGCTTTATACAGCAACCGACTTTACCGATATGGCTCAGTACCTTCAACAACAAAAACAAATAAACAGCAGCAGTAAGGATAAGGAACAAGTGGTAATACCAGTTGTGGAACGTAAAAATCAAATCAACCAAATCAATACGCAAAAACGTGATGTGAATAAATACATATCTGTATTGGAGGGGCAAAAATGA
- the istB gene encoding IS21-like element helper ATPase IstB, translated as MNSLSKSQELLKALRLKETAHYLPTLVKEAETNDSSYLTFLNCILEYEQKRREEKQLEKRLKWANFPFQRTIDEFNLEEQQSLSRKQLNQLKELTWIEQLYNIIFLGPPGVGKTHLAVGLGFVAINQGYKVMFITMGELIHTLKTEEISRKSQTKIKRIRSADLIIIDDLMFMAMDQHEANLFFHLINDLYNKSSIILTSNKAPKEWGELLGDPAITTAILDRILHKAEIIHLNEDSYRMKHRSSIFN; from the coding sequence ATGAACTCATTATCAAAATCACAAGAGCTTTTAAAAGCTCTTCGTTTGAAGGAAACGGCTCATTATTTGCCAACTTTAGTTAAAGAAGCCGAAACGAACGATTCCTCATATCTCACTTTTCTTAATTGCATTTTAGAATACGAGCAAAAAAGAAGGGAAGAAAAGCAGTTAGAAAAGCGACTAAAGTGGGCAAATTTTCCGTTTCAAAGAACAATAGATGAATTTAATTTAGAGGAGCAACAATCATTAAGCAGGAAGCAATTGAATCAACTTAAGGAATTAACATGGATTGAACAATTGTATAACATCATTTTCCTTGGACCGCCAGGTGTCGGAAAGACCCACTTGGCGGTGGGTTTAGGATTTGTAGCTATAAATCAAGGCTATAAAGTGATGTTTATTACAATGGGAGAGCTGATACATACATTGAAAACAGAAGAAATTTCACGTAAATCTCAAACAAAAATAAAAAGAATCCGAAGTGCAGATTTGATTATTATAGATGATCTTATGTTTATGGCCATGGACCAACATGAAGCTAACTTATTCTTCCACCTAATTAACGATTTATATAATAAGTCGTCTATTATACTAACATCTAATAAAGCGCCAAAGGAATGGGGGGAATTATTAGGTGATCCAGCGATTACCACTGCCATCTTAGATAGAATTCTTCATAAAGCTGAAATTATTCACCTAAATGAAGATAGTTATAGAATGAAACATAGATCCTCTATATTTAATTAA
- a CDS encoding cation:proton antiporter — protein sequence MIILQLAIILIASKIAGSLSLRLGQPSVLGKLLIGIILGPSVLELITETETLAEFSQIGVILLMFIAGLETDVDEFKRTGKASTYVGLGGIIVPLVLGYFAGIILNLTTIQSWFLGLLLSATSVSISVQALKEMNQIKTREGTTILGAAVIDDVVVIIALAFLVSFAGGDVNLTTVILKKILFFVTAILVGWKVVPWFLKKFSSLKVTETVISSALIICFVYAYLAEYTGVAAIIGAYIAGLAISVTNFKNKVFEKIETISYSIFVPVFFTSIGVTAQFSGITQNLGLIVLLSNIAILTKLIGASIGAKLAGFNWNSSLGIGSSMVSRGEVALIIATIGLESKLLTQDMFAVIVVVILVTTIVTPPMMKWFLNQKYKQEI from the coding sequence GTGATAATACTTCAGTTAGCCATTATTTTAATTGCATCAAAAATTGCTGGCAGTCTAAGCCTTAGATTAGGGCAACCTTCGGTTCTAGGCAAACTCTTGATCGGGATTATTCTTGGACCATCGGTTTTGGAATTAATAACAGAAACGGAAACTCTAGCGGAATTTAGTCAAATCGGTGTTATCTTGCTTATGTTTATTGCTGGATTAGAAACCGATGTTGATGAGTTTAAACGAACCGGAAAAGCTTCTACCTATGTGGGTTTAGGTGGTATTATAGTTCCTCTTGTTTTAGGATATTTTGCAGGAATAATACTTAACCTTACAACAATACAGTCTTGGTTTTTGGGATTATTACTCTCCGCTACCAGTGTCAGTATATCTGTACAAGCACTGAAAGAAATGAATCAAATAAAAACTCGTGAAGGAACCACTATCCTTGGAGCTGCGGTCATTGATGATGTAGTTGTTATTATCGCATTGGCATTTTTAGTGAGTTTTGCTGGGGGAGATGTTAATTTAACCACAGTGATTTTAAAGAAAATATTATTTTTCGTAACAGCCATTCTTGTTGGTTGGAAAGTAGTTCCTTGGTTCTTGAAAAAGTTTTCATCATTAAAAGTTACAGAAACTGTGATTTCGTCTGCTCTAATTATTTGTTTTGTTTATGCATATCTAGCAGAATACACAGGTGTCGCTGCCATAATCGGAGCATATATAGCAGGTCTGGCTATCAGTGTAACAAACTTCAAAAATAAGGTATTTGAGAAGATTGAAACGATTAGTTATTCTATCTTTGTTCCTGTATTCTTTACTTCCATTGGTGTCACTGCCCAATTTTCAGGTATTACTCAAAATTTAGGTCTAATTGTTTTATTAAGTAATATAGCTATTCTAACAAAATTAATTGGTGCATCAATTGGGGCAAAATTGGCTGGATTCAATTGGAATAGCTCATTAGGAATAGGTTCATCTATGGTGTCCAGGGGAGAAGTAGCATTAATTATTGCAACAATTGGTTTAGAATCTAAACTGTTAACTCAAGATATGTTTGCTGTCATTGTTGTTGTGATATTGGTTACTACTATTGTCACTCCCCCAATGATGAAATGGTTTTTAAATCAAAAATACAAGCAAGAGATTTAG
- a CDS encoding DUF3231 family protein has translation MDILKLGRTIMGILSDNPQNEPMHYGEVFGVWSYLSGTKGYLAGYQTFINHTGDTDLKKFLEDTVQTMKQEIEQIEDLLKANGIGLPPSPPERPSAALESIPVGARFSDPEIAASVAKDIAAGLVACSQVMGQSIREDIGMMFGQFHITKAQYGVRLLRINKEKGWLIPPPLHVQIPEPAHV, from the coding sequence ATGGATATATTGAAACTAGGGAGGACAATTATGGGAATATTAAGTGATAATCCACAAAATGAACCGATGCACTACGGTGAAGTTTTTGGTGTTTGGAGTTATCTATCAGGTACAAAAGGTTATTTAGCCGGGTACCAAACATTCATTAACCATACTGGTGATACTGACCTAAAAAAGTTTCTTGAGGATACTGTCCAAACCATGAAGCAAGAAATAGAACAAATAGAAGATTTGTTAAAAGCCAATGGTATTGGTCTACCACCTTCCCCACCTGAAAGACCATCAGCGGCATTAGAAAGTATTCCAGTTGGGGCAAGATTTAGTGATCCTGAAATTGCCGCGTCTGTAGCTAAAGATATAGCGGCTGGACTAGTTGCATGTAGTCAAGTTATGGGGCAATCGATAAGAGAAGACATTGGTATGATGTTTGGACAATTCCATATCACAAAAGCACAATATGGAGTAAGGTTATTACGGATCAATAAAGAAAAAGGGTGGTTAATTCCTCCACCACTTCACGTACAAATACCTGAACCTGCACACGTATAG
- a CDS encoding SAF domain-containing protein, protein MTKIYVAKEDIPARTLIQESQITTMEIPNRFVNKAHVTDKDDLVNKVLVVPLSKEEIITKNMLKPFSNLRNENNRLVAMYPSEKVQFDQVIETLDRVDIIVSTENNGKPKTEIFMRDVPVAFAQGEGEKFAGVALEVSMEDAPKLIHMQNYADKVRVLKANVGKDDSGDITNESQEAAEQAAATEKAEKTHSHTNQPQTKPSANPSEQKINRATSEKPKQ, encoded by the coding sequence ATGACAAAAATTTATGTTGCCAAGGAAGACATTCCGGCACGGACACTTATTCAGGAAAGTCAAATTACCACAATGGAGATACCGAATAGGTTTGTGAATAAGGCTCATGTGACGGATAAAGATGATTTAGTGAACAAAGTACTGGTTGTTCCTTTATCTAAAGAAGAGATCATCACAAAAAACATGCTCAAACCTTTTTCTAATTTACGTAATGAGAACAATCGATTAGTGGCCATGTATCCATCTGAGAAAGTCCAATTTGATCAGGTGATCGAAACTTTAGACAGAGTCGATATTATTGTTTCCACTGAAAACAACGGAAAGCCAAAAACGGAAATTTTCATGAGAGATGTTCCGGTAGCATTTGCACAAGGGGAAGGAGAGAAATTTGCAGGGGTTGCCCTGGAAGTCAGTATGGAGGATGCTCCGAAACTGATACATATGCAAAATTATGCAGATAAAGTTAGAGTACTAAAAGCAAATGTAGGAAAGGATGATTCGGGAGACATAACCAACGAATCGCAAGAAGCTGCTGAACAAGCGGCTGCAACGGAGAAGGCAGAAAAGACACACTCTCATACGAATCAACCACAAACAAAACCGTCTGCAAATCCTTCTGAACAAAAAATAAATCGTGCAACTAGCGAAAAGCCAAAACAATAA